In the Sulfitobacter pacificus genome, one interval contains:
- a CDS encoding trimeric intracellular cation channel family protein, translated as MTLVTLLDYSSVLVFAVTGALVASRAQLDLVGFAFIACLTALGGGTIRDLLLDRNPIFWIANPTYLGVAGAAALVIFFTAHIFESRLRALIWLDSFALAFAVAAGVGVALGLGHSPTIVILMGMITGCMGGLMRDVVVGEVPLVLKQGELYITAAFAGAATANIAKFYLVETPFALLACAAVTWVLRAGSLTFGWHLPVYKSTPPKS; from the coding sequence ATGACGCTTGTCACCCTTCTGGATTATAGTTCCGTTCTTGTCTTTGCGGTGACCGGTGCACTGGTCGCCAGCCGCGCCCAGCTTGATCTGGTCGGCTTTGCCTTTATCGCCTGTCTCACGGCCTTGGGGGGTGGGACGATCCGCGATCTGCTGCTGGACCGCAACCCGATTTTTTGGATCGCCAATCCAACCTATCTGGGGGTTGCCGGTGCTGCGGCGTTGGTCATCTTCTTCACCGCCCATATCTTTGAAAGCCGTCTGCGCGCCTTGATCTGGCTGGACAGTTTTGCGCTGGCCTTTGCGGTTGCGGCGGGTGTTGGCGTGGCGCTTGGCCTTGGTCACTCGCCCACCATTGTGATCCTGATGGGCATGATCACTGGCTGCATGGGCGGCCTGATGCGCGACGTGGTGGTGGGCGAAGTTCCCCTGGTCCTGAAACAGGGGGAGCTTTACATCACCGCCGCTTTCGCCGGTGCGGCCACGGCCAACATAGCAAAATTCTACCTTGTCGAGACACCATTTGCCCTGCTTGCCTGTGCCGCCGTGACCTGGGTGCTGCGCGCCGGGTCACTGACCTTCGGCTGGCACCTGCCGGTCTACAAAAGCACGCCGCCCAAAAGCTGA
- the rnhA gene encoding ribonuclease HI: MAKLYAYTDGACSGNPGPGGWGALMQAKDGETVVKERELKGGEAQTTNNRMELLAAIHALETLDRDTEITIVTDSNYVKNGITSWIFGWKKNGWKNAAKKPVKNVELWQRLDAANARHRVTWEWVKGHAGHPENERADALARAGMAPFKP, from the coding sequence ATGGCTAAGCTATACGCCTATACTGACGGTGCCTGTTCAGGCAATCCCGGCCCCGGCGGCTGGGGGGCTTTGATGCAGGCCAAGGATGGCGAAACCGTTGTGAAAGAACGTGAATTAAAAGGTGGTGAGGCACAGACCACCAATAACCGGATGGAGCTTCTGGCGGCAATCCACGCGCTTGAGACGCTGGACCGCGACACGGAGATCACCATTGTGACCGACAGCAACTATGTCAAAAATGGCATCACCTCGTGGATTTTCGGCTGGAAGAAAAATGGCTGGAAGAACGCCGCGAAAAAGCCGGTGAAAAACGTGGAACTCTGGCAACGGCTGGACGCGGCAAACGCCCGCCATCGGGTCACATGGGAATGGGTCAAGGGCCACGCAGGCCACCCTGAGAACGAACGCGCCGACGCTCTGGCCCGCGCGGGCATGGCTCCATTCAAACCATGA
- a CDS encoding class I SAM-dependent DNA methyltransferase — MSDDETLRTYAAKAATYAELVSASVDKDAMLPAFLSALPQNAHVLDLGCGPGHFAAAIAAKGHQVTATDAVQEMVDLADQHKGVTAQLARFDQITGTDIYDGIWANFSLLHAARAEMPTHLAALHRALKPRGVFHIALKSGEGSKRDRLGRLYTYYTEKELTALLNKAGFTVTGSRRGRDTGLDGAVADWIGLAAHG; from the coding sequence GTGAGCGATGACGAGACCTTAAGAACCTATGCCGCCAAGGCGGCGACCTATGCCGAGCTGGTCAGTGCCTCTGTCGACAAGGATGCCATGCTGCCCGCCTTTCTCTCGGCACTGCCGCAGAATGCACATGTGCTGGATCTGGGCTGTGGTCCGGGCCATTTTGCCGCCGCCATTGCCGCCAAAGGGCATCAGGTCACCGCCACAGATGCAGTACAAGAGATGGTCGATCTGGCGGATCAGCACAAAGGGGTGACGGCGCAGCTTGCCCGATTTGATCAGATCACCGGCACCGATATCTACGATGGCATCTGGGCCAACTTCAGCCTGCTGCATGCGGCGCGGGCGGAGATGCCAACCCATCTGGCCGCCCTGCACCGCGCCCTGAAACCACGCGGCGTCTTCCACATTGCGCTGAAATCCGGTGAAGGCAGCAAACGTGACAGGCTCGGCCGCCTTTATACCTATTACACTGAAAAGGAACTGACAGCTTTGTTGAATAAAGCAGGATTCACCGTGACCGGCAGTCGCAGAGGCCGTGACACAGGGTTGGACGGCGCCGTTGCCGACTGGATCGGACTGGCCGCCCATGGCTAA
- a CDS encoding DUF3429 domain-containing protein — MGRIPAAALLLGLAGLIPFIWAALLVVDLFAVPDWPIPKLLLGEGRLIMIRYGGIILPFMSGVLFGFATNARGMQALAAYTLSVLPALWWFFMPGVGVTSALVNLATGFVGLLLLDYAFYRWGLTPSWWMTLRVQLTVVVLICLGIGIFL, encoded by the coding sequence CTGGGCCGCATCCCCGCTGCCGCTCTATTGCTTGGGCTGGCCGGGCTGATCCCGTTCATCTGGGCGGCCCTGCTGGTGGTTGATCTGTTTGCCGTGCCCGATTGGCCTATTCCAAAGCTGTTGTTGGGCGAGGGACGTTTGATCATGATCCGCTATGGGGGCATCATCCTGCCGTTTATGTCCGGTGTGCTGTTTGGTTTTGCCACCAATGCCCGCGGAATGCAGGCGCTTGCTGCCTATACGCTTTCGGTCCTGCCCGCCCTCTGGTGGTTCTTTATGCCGGGTGTTGGTGTGACATCCGCTTTGGTCAACCTCGCCACAGGGTTTGTCGGCCTGTTGCTGCTGGATTACGCTTTTTACCGATGGGGTCTGACTCCAAGCTGGTGGATGACCCTGCGTGTGCAGTTGACAGTGGTTGTTCTGATCTGCCTCGGCATCGGTATATTCCTGTGA